In the Telopea speciosissima isolate NSW1024214 ecotype Mountain lineage chromosome 2, Tspe_v1, whole genome shotgun sequence genome, one interval contains:
- the LOC122653014 gene encoding golgin candidate 2-like isoform X2, with protein MSGWISSKLRVAETFLQQIDQQAAESLGKNEKTQSDELNDKTPARTGEVVPLKDQLKKKTPDNNDLYGYSRSDSNSDRNQDKQFGTPLKTSPKSTPTLTDSDWTELLSTPKQPPASDVNRTNGISAIRGPRKDGRKQGNSSSYSLSSEGKKNHNRPTVVFKSTRRSDTEPGYKLNGGVASPDGRQIDSEDSGFSDSTQAKSSSESQNGDHYVEGRERGANLLLEPKGDASQDSKYVLETAGDGKLSLSENYNEKKGGVGNDAFQPAVGKHAAEIVPVSGTIDDIVDIKRQPDGDHDASSSAAGRIDKSNAAVGNSVTHDLQRHSSSLSDEESDSDTDSASTSDSENERERRAEKARQRERIMAERAAAKAIEAIKERENIVARLEGEKQSLEKILEERARQQAQEASELQMSMIETMEAVDLEKQKHNSTRMEALERLAKIETANLDLARSLASTQRNLDLGVDHVVALRRQIELKEAEQEDLKRRFFKVHQSEISSNQVKASKGVEFEREILEAEYTFVCDKVGQLQEKAQKLEENIETTHKEIENSTEVEIELKRRLGQLTDHLIQKQAQVESLSSEKAMLLFRIETVSRMLDENKSAMPLADLAGPSASDDLEAGMWHTSNSKLKPLLEARIRSGGEHFGSLLRQLDAIFSAGAAFIRRNPAAKLWSLIYLVCLHFWVVYILMSHSQPSDDSKSGAIISLENINKTGSI; from the exons ATGTCGGGATGGATCTCCTCCAAACTCAGAGTTGCGGAAACCTTCCTTCAACAG ATTGATCAGCAAGCGGCAGAGTCGCTTGGGAAGAATGAGAAAACTCAATCCGATGAATTGAATGATAAAACCCCGGCGAGAACCGGGGAAGTTGTTCCTCTGAAGGATCAGCTGAAGAAGAAGACGCCCGACAACAATGATTTGTATGGGTATTCACGCTCAGATTCCAATTCTGATAGAAACCAGGACAAGCAATTTGGAACGCCTCTGAAGACGTCTCCGAAGTCTACGCCAACTCTTACAGACAGTGACTGGACAGAACTGCTTAGTACTCCTAAGCAACCACCAGCCTCTGACGTCAATCGCACTAATGGGATATCTGCAATCCGTGGACCACGGAAGGATGGGCGAAAGCAGGGGAATTCTAGTTCATATTCTTTGTCTTCTGAAGGGAAGAAAAATCATAACAGGCCTACCGTGGTTTTCAAATCTACGAGGAGGTCAGACACTGAGCCAGGGTATAAATTAAACGGTGGCGTTGCTTCTCCAGATGGCAGACAGATTGATTCAGAAGATTCTGGTTTCTCTGATTCTACACAAGCCAAATCCAGTTCTGAATCACAAAACGGTGATCATTACgttgaaggaagagaaagaggtgCTAATCTTCTGTTGGAACCCAAAGGTGATGCAAGTCAGGATTCCAAGTATGTCCTGGAAACTGCTGGGGATGGAAAGCTGTCTCTTTCTgaaaattataatgaaaaaaagGGTGGTGTAGGGAATGATGCTTTTCAACCAGCAGTTGGGAAACATGCAGCAGAAATTGTACCAGTCTCAGGTACAATTGATGACATAGTTGATATAAAGAGGCAACCTGATGGTGATCATGATGCATCCAGTAGTGCTGCAGGGAGAATTGATAAATCAAATGCAGCTGTGGGAAATTCTGTTACTCATGACTTGCAGAGACATTCTTCATCATTGAGTGATGAAGAGTCTGATTCGGACACAGATTCAGCTTCAACATCTGATTCTGAAAATGAACGTGAAAGGAGGGCAGAAAAGGCAAGGCAAAGGGAACGGATTATGGCTGAGAGAGCTGCTGCTAAAGCTATTGAGGCTATAAAAGAGCGTGAGAACATTGTTGCCAGATTGGAGGGAGAGAAGCAAAGCTTAGAGAAAATACTTGAAGAAAGGGCAAGGCAACAAGCACAAGAG GCTTCTGAGCTGCAGATGAGTATGATTGAAACAATGGAAGCTGTTGATCTGGAGAAGCAGAAACATAATAGTACCAGGATGGAAGCCCTTGAACGATTAGCTAAAATTGAG ACTGCAAATCTTGACCTTGCGAGATCCCTTGCATCCACACAAAGGAATCTTGATTTGGGG GTTGATCATGTAGTAGCACTTCGACGACAAATTGAGTTGAAAGAAGCTGAACAGGAAG ATCTCAAAAGGAGATTCTTCAAGGTTCATCAGAGTGAAATATCATCAAACCAAGTGA AAGCTTCCAAAGGAGTTGAGTTTGAACGGGAGATACTTGAGGCAGAGTACACTTTTGTATGTGATAAAGTTGGTCAGCTTCAGGAGAAG GCACAGAAACTAGAAGAAAACATTGAAACGACACACAAAGAGATAGAGAATTCAACTGAAGTAGAAATTGAACTCAAGAGAAGGCTTGGGCAGTTGACTGATCATTTAATTCAGAAACAAGCTCAG GTTGAGTCTCTCTCCTCAGAGAAGGCAATGCTTCTGTTTAGGATAGAG ACGGTTTCTAGAATGCTAGATGAAAACAAGTCAGCAATGCCATTGGCCGATTTGGCAGGTCCCTCGGCAAGTGATGACCTGGAAGCAGGGATGTGGCATACTTCCAATTCGAAGCTGAAGCCTTTGCTTGAGGCCAGAATCCGGTCTGGAGGAGAACACTTTGGATCTTTGCTTCGGCAGTTGGATGCTATCTTTTCCGCGGGAGCTGCATTTATCCGGAGGAATCCAGCTGCAAAGTTGTGGTCACTTATTTACCTTGTATGCCTTCATTTCTGGGTGGTATATATTCTCATGTCACATTCTCAACCATCTGATGACTCCAAATCTGGGGCAATCATCTCCTTGGAAAACATCAATAAGACAGGGAGTATCTAA
- the LOC122650909 gene encoding uncharacterized protein LOC122650909, giving the protein MDSPIEVNIAATKAFGNFHEANRKRLPPTTPVQSPPQAKWSKPPPGYFKVNCDTSFLQHNASGGLGYIIRDSLGRVIAAVSQPSQFTSPLQGEALAPRTVLLEAISETLDRVHVESDNRDLILYLENPGKAPPSTLSPILEDIRFIASQFETCLFFHISRDINSVANYLAQKASSLACRTSWSISTAWLRDLCNSDASAFAASINF; this is encoded by the coding sequence atggaCTCTCCTATAGAGGTCAATATTGCTGCAACTAAAGCGTTTGGAAATTTTCACGAGGCAAACCGAAAAAGATTACCTCCTACTACACCAGTCCAAAGTCCCCCTCAAGCTAAATGGAGCAAACCTCCTCCAGGTTACTTTAAAGTCAACTGTGATACCTCTTTCCTTCAGCATAATGCCTCGGGAGGTCTAGGCTACATCATCAGGGACTCGCTTGGGAGAGTGATAGCAGCTGTATCTCAACCCAGCCAATTCACTTCCCCTCTTCAGGGTGAAGCTCTTGCGCCGCGCACTGTGCTTCTTGAAGCCATCTCGGAAACTCTCGATAGAGTTCATGTGGAATCAGATAACAGGGATCTCATTCTCTACTTGGAGAACCCAGGAAAGGCTCCACCCTCCACATTGAGCCCCATTTTAGAGGACATCAGATTCATCGCCTCTCAGTTTGAGACTTGTTTGTTTTTTCACATTTCAAGGGATATCAACTCAGTAGCTAATTACCTTGCCCAGAAAGCCTCATCCCTAGCATGTAGGACGTCATGGTCTATTTCCACTGCCTGGCTTCGGGATCTATGTAACTCAGATGCCTCGGCTTTTGCCGCTTCAATAAATTTTTAa
- the LOC122649610 gene encoding uncharacterized protein LOC122649610 isoform X9, with protein sequence MRILQWGEDRRFDEMRSKLWRLAVFWALQAVWVWTVSLPVTVVNASDRNPSLQAEDIIGWIMWSIGFTVEATADHQKLLFKNSLNNKGKWCNVGLWRFSRHPNYFGEIFLWWGIFVASAPVLESNEWLVILGPIFLTLLLFFVSGIPLLEESADKKFGNLAEYKIYKRKTSPLIPLPSAVYGNLPAWFKAAVLLEFPLYSRNLPQHERSNLYRKNQRDGSKESKMR encoded by the exons AATCTTGCAGTGGGGGGAAGACCGTCGTTTTGACGAAATGCGCTCTAAGTTGTGGAGATTGGCAGTTTTCTGGGCATTACAG GCTGTTTGGGTATGGACTGTGAGCTTACCTGTAACAGTTGTTAATGCGAGTGACAGAAACCCTTCTCTTCAAGCTGAAGATATCATTGGGTGGATTATGTGGTCCATTGGTTTCACAGTTGAAGCTACAGCAGACCACCAAAAGCTTCTATTCAAGAACTCTCTGAACAATAAAGGGAAGTGGTGCAATGTTGGGCTCTGGAGATTCTCCCGTCATCCAAACTATTTTGGTGAG ATTTTCCTCTGGTGGGGTATCTTTGTGGCTTCTGCACCAGTATTAGAAAGCAATGAATGGCTTGTAATCCTAGGACCAATCTTTCTCACTCTGTTGCTTTTTTTTGTAAGTGGCATACCATTACTTgag GAATCAGCAGATAAGAAATTTGGTAATTTGGCCGAGTACAAGATTTATAAAAGAAAGACTAG CCCCCTCATTCCGCTGCCCTCAGCTGTTTATGGGAACCTGCCTGCGTGGTTCAAAGCGGCTGTCCTTCTTGAGTTTCCCCTCTACAGTCGAAATCTTCCTCAACATGAAAGATCCAACTT GTATAGAAAAAACCAGAGAGATGGCAGCAAAGAATCGAAGATGCGATGA
- the LOC122653014 gene encoding golgin candidate 2-like isoform X1: MSGWISSKLRVAETFLQQIDQQAAESLGKNEKTQSDELNDKTPARTGEVVPLKDQLKKKTPDNNDLYGYSRSDSNSDRNQDKQFGTPLKTSPKSTPTLTDSDWTELLSTPKQPPASDVNRTNGISAIRGPRKDGRKQGNSSSYSLSSEGKKNHNRPTVVFKSTRRSDTEPGYKLNGGVASPDGRQIDSEDSGFSDSTQAKSSSESQNGDHYVEGRERGANLLLEPKGDASQDSKYVLETAGDGKLSLSENYNEKKGGVGNDAFQPAVGKHAAEIVPVSGTIDDIVDIKRQPDGDHDASSSAAGRIDKSNAAVGNSVTHDLQRHSSSLSDEESDSDTDSASTSDSENERERRAEKARQRERIMAERAAAKAIEAIKERENIVARLEGEKQSLEKILEERARQQAQEASELQMSMIETMEAVDLEKQKHNSTRMEALERLAKIETANLDLARSLASTQRNLDLGVDHVVALRRQIELKEAEQEDLKRRFFKVHQSEISSNQSEASKGVEFEREILEAEYTFVCDKVGQLQEKAQKLEENIETTHKEIENSTEVEIELKRRLGQLTDHLIQKQAQVESLSSEKAMLLFRIETVSRMLDENKSAMPLADLAGPSASDDLEAGMWHTSNSKLKPLLEARIRSGGEHFGSLLRQLDAIFSAGAAFIRRNPAAKLWSLIYLVCLHFWVVYILMSHSQPSDDSKSGAIISLENINKTGSI; the protein is encoded by the exons ATGTCGGGATGGATCTCCTCCAAACTCAGAGTTGCGGAAACCTTCCTTCAACAG ATTGATCAGCAAGCGGCAGAGTCGCTTGGGAAGAATGAGAAAACTCAATCCGATGAATTGAATGATAAAACCCCGGCGAGAACCGGGGAAGTTGTTCCTCTGAAGGATCAGCTGAAGAAGAAGACGCCCGACAACAATGATTTGTATGGGTATTCACGCTCAGATTCCAATTCTGATAGAAACCAGGACAAGCAATTTGGAACGCCTCTGAAGACGTCTCCGAAGTCTACGCCAACTCTTACAGACAGTGACTGGACAGAACTGCTTAGTACTCCTAAGCAACCACCAGCCTCTGACGTCAATCGCACTAATGGGATATCTGCAATCCGTGGACCACGGAAGGATGGGCGAAAGCAGGGGAATTCTAGTTCATATTCTTTGTCTTCTGAAGGGAAGAAAAATCATAACAGGCCTACCGTGGTTTTCAAATCTACGAGGAGGTCAGACACTGAGCCAGGGTATAAATTAAACGGTGGCGTTGCTTCTCCAGATGGCAGACAGATTGATTCAGAAGATTCTGGTTTCTCTGATTCTACACAAGCCAAATCCAGTTCTGAATCACAAAACGGTGATCATTACgttgaaggaagagaaagaggtgCTAATCTTCTGTTGGAACCCAAAGGTGATGCAAGTCAGGATTCCAAGTATGTCCTGGAAACTGCTGGGGATGGAAAGCTGTCTCTTTCTgaaaattataatgaaaaaaagGGTGGTGTAGGGAATGATGCTTTTCAACCAGCAGTTGGGAAACATGCAGCAGAAATTGTACCAGTCTCAGGTACAATTGATGACATAGTTGATATAAAGAGGCAACCTGATGGTGATCATGATGCATCCAGTAGTGCTGCAGGGAGAATTGATAAATCAAATGCAGCTGTGGGAAATTCTGTTACTCATGACTTGCAGAGACATTCTTCATCATTGAGTGATGAAGAGTCTGATTCGGACACAGATTCAGCTTCAACATCTGATTCTGAAAATGAACGTGAAAGGAGGGCAGAAAAGGCAAGGCAAAGGGAACGGATTATGGCTGAGAGAGCTGCTGCTAAAGCTATTGAGGCTATAAAAGAGCGTGAGAACATTGTTGCCAGATTGGAGGGAGAGAAGCAAAGCTTAGAGAAAATACTTGAAGAAAGGGCAAGGCAACAAGCACAAGAG GCTTCTGAGCTGCAGATGAGTATGATTGAAACAATGGAAGCTGTTGATCTGGAGAAGCAGAAACATAATAGTACCAGGATGGAAGCCCTTGAACGATTAGCTAAAATTGAG ACTGCAAATCTTGACCTTGCGAGATCCCTTGCATCCACACAAAGGAATCTTGATTTGGGG GTTGATCATGTAGTAGCACTTCGACGACAAATTGAGTTGAAAGAAGCTGAACAGGAAG ATCTCAAAAGGAGATTCTTCAAGGTTCATCAGAGTGAAATATCATCAAACCAA TCAGAAGCTTCCAAAGGAGTTGAGTTTGAACGGGAGATACTTGAGGCAGAGTACACTTTTGTATGTGATAAAGTTGGTCAGCTTCAGGAGAAG GCACAGAAACTAGAAGAAAACATTGAAACGACACACAAAGAGATAGAGAATTCAACTGAAGTAGAAATTGAACTCAAGAGAAGGCTTGGGCAGTTGACTGATCATTTAATTCAGAAACAAGCTCAG GTTGAGTCTCTCTCCTCAGAGAAGGCAATGCTTCTGTTTAGGATAGAG ACGGTTTCTAGAATGCTAGATGAAAACAAGTCAGCAATGCCATTGGCCGATTTGGCAGGTCCCTCGGCAAGTGATGACCTGGAAGCAGGGATGTGGCATACTTCCAATTCGAAGCTGAAGCCTTTGCTTGAGGCCAGAATCCGGTCTGGAGGAGAACACTTTGGATCTTTGCTTCGGCAGTTGGATGCTATCTTTTCCGCGGGAGCTGCATTTATCCGGAGGAATCCAGCTGCAAAGTTGTGGTCACTTATTTACCTTGTATGCCTTCATTTCTGGGTGGTATATATTCTCATGTCACATTCTCAACCATCTGATGACTCCAAATCTGGGGCAATCATCTCCTTGGAAAACATCAATAAGACAGGGAGTATCTAA